Proteins encoded in a region of the Vicia villosa cultivar HV-30 ecotype Madison, WI linkage group LG5, Vvil1.0, whole genome shotgun sequence genome:
- the LOC131603459 gene encoding kinesin-like protein KIN-12B isoform X1 — protein sequence MKKFSLRNAISRNNPSSAKPKSTQKHKLTPSKDKENNPPSKPPNSLKRKLPPLPEDTLSTSSDSGVKVIVRLKPLSNVKDEGDSVIQKISNSSLSINSHSFAFDSILHADANQLDVFELVGVPLVENCLAGFNSSVFAYGQTGSGKTYTMWGPPNALAVENSTIDQQGGLAPRVFERLFARLNEEQTKHTDNQLMYQCHCSFLEIYNEHITDLLDPNKRNLQIREDVKSGIYVENLTEEHVCTVKDVNQLLIKGLLNRTVGATSVNSESSRSHTVFTCVVESRCKSIADRLSRFKTSKINLVDLAGSERQKLTGAAGYRLKEAGNINRSLSQLGNLINILAEVSQTGKQRHIPYRDSKLTFLLQESLGGNAKLTLLCAISPAQSCKSETFSTLRFAQCAKAIKNKAVVNEVMHDDVNQLREVIRELKDELHRVKTNGNNPSDGRGGHSAALIRRSLNLLQPRLQYPLSLPHIDEDSDEEMEIDEEGVEDHARVLCNSSKDSADNPASLGVVNCDTGPVFKSPNLSVSPTISSSRKSLKTLSKLSPSQNNLHSENDIGIKNDFGTKTVNQKSMPNALSSLMAPNFRTKTENLTASIRHGLETIDNHLCAEAIRRSPLRLSSRPKDPKQIFPVDKVNVGVQAFVDVKAGEEDSIMMTCNNCKSRMQLDVSKVDDNSNMQLVAVDCPESADKQKKQVLKAAEKVLAGSIRREMALEELCAKQASEITQLNCLLEQYKHERECNAITGQAREGKIQRLQSHMDGVLPTDKFMNEDLVSLAHESEQLLKENYEHHHPEVLKMQIELKRVQDKLQEYQNFYEFGEREVLVEEICNLRNQLHFYLDYPSAAARKEYPPLQLPRSSEPSLETNLNAIPDSTEASTEANANPESTEDSAEVKLEQERSRWIEAENRWISLTEELRAEGEANRSLAEKRKRELDAERKCSKELKDAMQIAIEGHARVLEQYADLEEKHVQLLERHRKIHDGIDDIKKANSRAEVRSAESKLINTLAAEISALKAEKEKERRILIDENKGLQDQLKDTSEAVKAAGELLVRLKEAEEGVITAQNRAMDAEQEAAKAFKQIDKLKKKHEIEISTLNELIAKSRMPMKAIQPTCNDDAIPIDEDTLEPPNSVNRFEPVCIEEECEVAKSKEQSWFSGYDKCNI from the exons ATGAAGAAATTCTCGCTCAGAAACGCAATCTCGCGGAACAATCCTTCATCCGCCAAACCCAAATCAACGCAAAAGCACAAACTCACACCATCCAAGGACAAAGAAAACAATCCTCCTTCCAAACCCCCTAACTCTCTCAAACGCAAGCTCCCTCCCCTTCCCGAAGACACACTCTCCACCTCTTCCGATTCCGGCGTCAAG GTTATTGTGAGGTTGAAACCACTGAGCAATGTCAAGGATGAAGGAGATTCCGTGATTCAGAAGATTTCCAACAGTTCTTTGTCAATCAACTCTCATAGTTTCGCATTTGACTCTATCCTTCACGCCGATGCTAATCAG CTAGATGTTTTTGAGCTTGTTGGTGTGCCACTAGTAGAGAATTGTTTAGCAGGGTTTAATAGTTCAGTTTTCGCTTATGGCCAg ACCGGGAGCGGTAAGACTTACACTATGTGGGGTCCTCCCAATGCTTTGGCTGTTGAAAACTCAACCATTGATCAGCAAGGAGGTCTTGCCCCGCGTGTTTTCGAGAGACTCTTTGCCCGCTTAAATGAA GAGCAAACTAAGCATACTGATAACCAACTCATGTACCAGTGCCACTGTTCTTTTCTTGAG ATATATAATGAGCATATAACCGATCTGTTAGATCCAAATAAAAGAAACCTACAG ATTAGAGAAGATGTCAAATCTGGTATCTATGTTGAAAATCTTACAGAGGAGCATGTATGTACAGTGAAAGATGTCAATCAGCTTTTGATAAAG GGATTGCTAAACAGAACAGTAGGTGCGACCAGTGTAAATTCTGAGAGCTCCCGTTCACATACAGTTTTTACTTGTGTTGTTGAGTCTCGATGCAAG AGTATTGCAGATCGTTTAAGCAGATTTAAAACAAGTAAAATCAATCTCGTTGATTTAGCTGGGTCAGAACGACAGAAATTAACAGGTGCAGCAGGATACCGTCTGAAGGAAGCTGGCAACATTAATAGATCACTTTCACAGCTTGG GAATCTGATTAACATTCTTGCTGAAGTTTCTCAGACAGGAAAGCAGCGGCATATACCTTATAGAGACTCCAAATTGACTTTTTTATTGCAGGAGTCTCTCGGTGGAAATGCAAAATTAACATTACTTTGCGCTATTTCCCCTGCACAAAG TTGTAAGAGTGAAACTTTTAGTACGTTGAGATTTGCACAATGTGCCAAAGCTATCAAGAACAAAGCTGTTGTAAATGAAGTAATGCACGATGATGTGAACCAATTGCGAGAAGTAATACGCGAACTCAAG GATGAGCTGCATCGAGTTAAAACAAATGGTAACAATCCTAGTGATGGCAGAGGAGGCCATTCAGCAGCTTTGATCCGAAGAAGTTTGAATTTATTGCAGCCTAGACTCCAATACCCGTTATCACTACCTCACATTGATGAAGATAGTGACGAGGAGATGGAGATTGACGAGGAAGGTGTTGAGGATCATGCTAGAGTTCTTTGCAATTCGAGTAAAGATTCTGCTGATAATCCTGCTAGCCTCGGTGTAGTTAATTGTGATACTGGCCCCGTCTTCAAATCCCCAAATCTCAGTGTTTCCCCAACAATCAGCAGCAGCAGAAAAAGTTTGAAGACCTTATCAAAGCTCTCTCCATCTCAGAATAATCTTCATAGCGAAAATGACATAGGCATAAAGAATGACTTTGGCACAAAGACTGTTAATCAGAAAAGCATGCCTAATGCCTTGTCTAGTCTGATGGCTCCAAATTTCCGTACTAAAACTGAAAATTTAACAGCTAGCATCCGACATGGTCTTGAAACTATTGATAATCACCTTTGCGCAGAAGCTATTCGGCGATCACCGTTGAGGCTCTCATCGAGACCTAAAGATCCTAAGCAAATTTTTCCAGTGGACAAAGTTAATGTGGGAGTACAGGCTTTCGTCGATGTTAAGGCTGGAGAAGAAGATTCTATTATGATGACCTGTAATAACTGTAAAAGTAGAATGCAGCTTGATGTCAGTAAGGTTGACGATAACTCAAACATGCAGTTAGTAGCTGTTGATTGCCCTGAGTCTGCTGATAAACAAAAGAAGCAAGTTCTCAAA GCTGCAGAGAAGGTTTTGGCAGGATCCATAAGGAGGGAAATGGCACTGGAAGAGTTATGTGCAAAGCAGGCTTCTGAGATAACGCAGCTCAATTGCTTA TTGGAACAGTACAAGCACGAGAGAGAATGCAATGCAATAACAGGACAGGCAAGGGAAGGTAAAATTCAGCGCCTTCAGAGCCATATGGATGGTGTTTTACCCACCGACAAATTCATGAACGAAGATCTAGTGTCCCTCGCACATGAATCCGAG CAACTTTTGAAGGAGAACTATGAGCATCATCATCCAGAAGTTCTGAAGATGCAGATAGAGTTAAAAAGAGTACAAGATAAGCTACAGGAATATCAGAATTTCTATGAATTTGGAGAGAGGGAAGTGCTGGTGGAAGAGATATGTAATTTAAGAAATcaacttcatttttatttagaCTATCCATCCGCAGCTGCAAGAAAAGAATATCCACCTTTGCAATTGCCTCGCTCATCTGAACCTAGTTTGGAAACAAACCTCAATGCCATTCCTGATTCAACAGAAGCTAGCACTGAGGCAAATGCAAATCCAGAATCAACTGAAGACAGTGCCGAAGTAAAACTTGAACAGGAAAGAAGTCGGTGGATTGAGGCCGAAAACAGGTGGATTTCTCTGACTGAAGAACTCAGAGCTGAAGGTGAAGCTAACAGGTCGTTAGCTGAAAAGAGGAAGCGTGAATTAGATGCTGAGAGGAAGTGCTCCAAGGAACTGAAGGATGCAATGCAAATAGCTATAGAAGGTCATGCACGGGTTTTAGAACAGTATGCAGATTTGGAAGAGAAACATGTCCAGTTGCTCGAAAGGCATAGAAAGATTCATGATGGAATTGATGATATAAAAAAAGCAAATTCCAGAGCAGAAGTAAGAAGTGCGGAGTCTAAACTCATAAATACCCTTGCAGCAGAAATTTCAGCATTAAaagcagaaaaagaaaaagagaggagaATCCTAATAGATGAAAATAAAGGACTTCAGGATCAACTAAAGGATACTTCTGAAGCAGTGAAAGCTGCCGGTGAGCTTCTTGTGCGGCTTAAAGAAGCAGAAGAAGGTGTCATTACCGCACAG AACCGTGCAATGGATGCCGAACAGGAAGCTGCAAAGGCCTTCAAACAAATTGATAAATTGAAGAAGAAACACGAGATTGAGATTAGCACACTTAATGAGCTCATTGCCAAATCACGAATGCCTATGAAAGCAATACAACCTACTTGTAATGATGATGCCATCCCTATTGATGAGGACACCCTGGAACCACCCAATAGTGTTAATAGGTTTGAACCAGTTTGTATTGAAGAGGAATGCGAGGTTGCTAAATCAAAAGAACAATCATGGTTCTCTGGTTATGACAAATGCAACATATAG
- the LOC131603459 gene encoding kinesin-like protein KIN-12B isoform X2 encodes MKKFSLRNAISRNNPSSAKPKSTQKHKLTPSKDKENNPPSKPPNSLKRKLPPLPEDTLSTSSDSGVKVIVRLKPLSNVKDEGDSVIQKISNSSLSINSHSFAFDSILHADANQLDVFELVGVPLVENCLAGFNSSVFAYGQTGSGKTYTMWGPPNALAVENSTIDQQGGLAPRVFERLFARLNEEQTKHTDNQLMYQCHCSFLEIYNEHITDLLDPNKRNLQIREDVKSGIYVENLTEEHVCTVKDVNQLLIKGLLNRTVGATSVNSESSRSHTVFTCVVESRCKSIADRLSRFKTSKINLVDLAGSERQKLTGAAGYRLKEAGNINRSLSQLGNLINILAEVSQTGKQRHIPYRDSKLTFLLQESLGGNAKLTLLCAISPAQSCKSETFSTLRFAQCAKAIKNKAVVNEVMHDDVNQLREVIRELKDELHRVKTNGNNPSDGRGGHSAALIRRSLNLLQPRLQYPLSLPHIDEDSDEEMEIDEEGVEDHARVLCNSSKDSADNPASLGVVNCDTGPVFKSPNLSVSPTISSSRKSLKTLSKLSPSQNNLHSENDIGIKNDFGTKTVNQKSMPNALSSLMAPNFRTKTENLTASIRHGLETIDNHLCAEAIRRSPLRLSSRPKDPKQIFPVDKVNVGVQAFVDVKAGEEDSIMMTCNNCKSRMQLDVSKVDDNSNMQLVAVDCPESADKQKKQVLKAAEKVLAGSIRREMALEELCAKQASEITQLNCLLEQYKHERECNAITGQAREGKIQRLQSHMDGVLPTDKFMNEDLVSLAHESEVRENYEHHHPEVLKMQIELKRVQDKLQEYQNFYEFGEREVLVEEICNLRNQLHFYLDYPSAAARKEYPPLQLPRSSEPSLETNLNAIPDSTEASTEANANPESTEDSAEVKLEQERSRWIEAENRWISLTEELRAEGEANRSLAEKRKRELDAERKCSKELKDAMQIAIEGHARVLEQYADLEEKHVQLLERHRKIHDGIDDIKKANSRAEVRSAESKLINTLAAEISALKAEKEKERRILIDENKGLQDQLKDTSEAVKAAGELLVRLKEAEEGVITAQNRAMDAEQEAAKAFKQIDKLKKKHEIEISTLNELIAKSRMPMKAIQPTCNDDAIPIDEDTLEPPNSVNRFEPVCIEEECEVAKSKEQSWFSGYDKCNI; translated from the exons ATGAAGAAATTCTCGCTCAGAAACGCAATCTCGCGGAACAATCCTTCATCCGCCAAACCCAAATCAACGCAAAAGCACAAACTCACACCATCCAAGGACAAAGAAAACAATCCTCCTTCCAAACCCCCTAACTCTCTCAAACGCAAGCTCCCTCCCCTTCCCGAAGACACACTCTCCACCTCTTCCGATTCCGGCGTCAAG GTTATTGTGAGGTTGAAACCACTGAGCAATGTCAAGGATGAAGGAGATTCCGTGATTCAGAAGATTTCCAACAGTTCTTTGTCAATCAACTCTCATAGTTTCGCATTTGACTCTATCCTTCACGCCGATGCTAATCAG CTAGATGTTTTTGAGCTTGTTGGTGTGCCACTAGTAGAGAATTGTTTAGCAGGGTTTAATAGTTCAGTTTTCGCTTATGGCCAg ACCGGGAGCGGTAAGACTTACACTATGTGGGGTCCTCCCAATGCTTTGGCTGTTGAAAACTCAACCATTGATCAGCAAGGAGGTCTTGCCCCGCGTGTTTTCGAGAGACTCTTTGCCCGCTTAAATGAA GAGCAAACTAAGCATACTGATAACCAACTCATGTACCAGTGCCACTGTTCTTTTCTTGAG ATATATAATGAGCATATAACCGATCTGTTAGATCCAAATAAAAGAAACCTACAG ATTAGAGAAGATGTCAAATCTGGTATCTATGTTGAAAATCTTACAGAGGAGCATGTATGTACAGTGAAAGATGTCAATCAGCTTTTGATAAAG GGATTGCTAAACAGAACAGTAGGTGCGACCAGTGTAAATTCTGAGAGCTCCCGTTCACATACAGTTTTTACTTGTGTTGTTGAGTCTCGATGCAAG AGTATTGCAGATCGTTTAAGCAGATTTAAAACAAGTAAAATCAATCTCGTTGATTTAGCTGGGTCAGAACGACAGAAATTAACAGGTGCAGCAGGATACCGTCTGAAGGAAGCTGGCAACATTAATAGATCACTTTCACAGCTTGG GAATCTGATTAACATTCTTGCTGAAGTTTCTCAGACAGGAAAGCAGCGGCATATACCTTATAGAGACTCCAAATTGACTTTTTTATTGCAGGAGTCTCTCGGTGGAAATGCAAAATTAACATTACTTTGCGCTATTTCCCCTGCACAAAG TTGTAAGAGTGAAACTTTTAGTACGTTGAGATTTGCACAATGTGCCAAAGCTATCAAGAACAAAGCTGTTGTAAATGAAGTAATGCACGATGATGTGAACCAATTGCGAGAAGTAATACGCGAACTCAAG GATGAGCTGCATCGAGTTAAAACAAATGGTAACAATCCTAGTGATGGCAGAGGAGGCCATTCAGCAGCTTTGATCCGAAGAAGTTTGAATTTATTGCAGCCTAGACTCCAATACCCGTTATCACTACCTCACATTGATGAAGATAGTGACGAGGAGATGGAGATTGACGAGGAAGGTGTTGAGGATCATGCTAGAGTTCTTTGCAATTCGAGTAAAGATTCTGCTGATAATCCTGCTAGCCTCGGTGTAGTTAATTGTGATACTGGCCCCGTCTTCAAATCCCCAAATCTCAGTGTTTCCCCAACAATCAGCAGCAGCAGAAAAAGTTTGAAGACCTTATCAAAGCTCTCTCCATCTCAGAATAATCTTCATAGCGAAAATGACATAGGCATAAAGAATGACTTTGGCACAAAGACTGTTAATCAGAAAAGCATGCCTAATGCCTTGTCTAGTCTGATGGCTCCAAATTTCCGTACTAAAACTGAAAATTTAACAGCTAGCATCCGACATGGTCTTGAAACTATTGATAATCACCTTTGCGCAGAAGCTATTCGGCGATCACCGTTGAGGCTCTCATCGAGACCTAAAGATCCTAAGCAAATTTTTCCAGTGGACAAAGTTAATGTGGGAGTACAGGCTTTCGTCGATGTTAAGGCTGGAGAAGAAGATTCTATTATGATGACCTGTAATAACTGTAAAAGTAGAATGCAGCTTGATGTCAGTAAGGTTGACGATAACTCAAACATGCAGTTAGTAGCTGTTGATTGCCCTGAGTCTGCTGATAAACAAAAGAAGCAAGTTCTCAAA GCTGCAGAGAAGGTTTTGGCAGGATCCATAAGGAGGGAAATGGCACTGGAAGAGTTATGTGCAAAGCAGGCTTCTGAGATAACGCAGCTCAATTGCTTA TTGGAACAGTACAAGCACGAGAGAGAATGCAATGCAATAACAGGACAGGCAAGGGAAGGTAAAATTCAGCGCCTTCAGAGCCATATGGATGGTGTTTTACCCACCGACAAATTCATGAACGAAGATCTAGTGTCCCTCGCACATGAATCCGAGGTAAGA GAGAACTATGAGCATCATCATCCAGAAGTTCTGAAGATGCAGATAGAGTTAAAAAGAGTACAAGATAAGCTACAGGAATATCAGAATTTCTATGAATTTGGAGAGAGGGAAGTGCTGGTGGAAGAGATATGTAATTTAAGAAATcaacttcatttttatttagaCTATCCATCCGCAGCTGCAAGAAAAGAATATCCACCTTTGCAATTGCCTCGCTCATCTGAACCTAGTTTGGAAACAAACCTCAATGCCATTCCTGATTCAACAGAAGCTAGCACTGAGGCAAATGCAAATCCAGAATCAACTGAAGACAGTGCCGAAGTAAAACTTGAACAGGAAAGAAGTCGGTGGATTGAGGCCGAAAACAGGTGGATTTCTCTGACTGAAGAACTCAGAGCTGAAGGTGAAGCTAACAGGTCGTTAGCTGAAAAGAGGAAGCGTGAATTAGATGCTGAGAGGAAGTGCTCCAAGGAACTGAAGGATGCAATGCAAATAGCTATAGAAGGTCATGCACGGGTTTTAGAACAGTATGCAGATTTGGAAGAGAAACATGTCCAGTTGCTCGAAAGGCATAGAAAGATTCATGATGGAATTGATGATATAAAAAAAGCAAATTCCAGAGCAGAAGTAAGAAGTGCGGAGTCTAAACTCATAAATACCCTTGCAGCAGAAATTTCAGCATTAAaagcagaaaaagaaaaagagaggagaATCCTAATAGATGAAAATAAAGGACTTCAGGATCAACTAAAGGATACTTCTGAAGCAGTGAAAGCTGCCGGTGAGCTTCTTGTGCGGCTTAAAGAAGCAGAAGAAGGTGTCATTACCGCACAG AACCGTGCAATGGATGCCGAACAGGAAGCTGCAAAGGCCTTCAAACAAATTGATAAATTGAAGAAGAAACACGAGATTGAGATTAGCACACTTAATGAGCTCATTGCCAAATCACGAATGCCTATGAAAGCAATACAACCTACTTGTAATGATGATGCCATCCCTATTGATGAGGACACCCTGGAACCACCCAATAGTGTTAATAGGTTTGAACCAGTTTGTATTGAAGAGGAATGCGAGGTTGCTAAATCAAAAGAACAATCATGGTTCTCTGGTTATGACAAATGCAACATATAG
- the LOC131603459 gene encoding kinesin-like protein KIN-12B isoform X3 translates to MKKFSLRNAISRNNPSSAKPKSTQKHKLTPSKDKENNPPSKPPNSLKRKLPPLPEDTLSTSSDSGVKVIVRLKPLSNVKDEGDSVIQKISNSSLSINSHSFAFDSILHADANQLDVFELVGVPLVENCLAGFNSSVFAYGQTGSGKTYTMWGPPNALAVENSTIDQQGGLAPRVFERLFARLNEEQTKHTDNQLMYQCHCSFLEIYNEHITDLLDPNKRNLQIREDVKSGIYVENLTEEHVCTVKDVNQLLIKGLLNRTVGATSVNSESSRSHTVFTCVVESRCKSIADRLSRFKTSKINLVDLAGSERQKLTGAAGYRLKEAGNINRSLSQLGNLINILAEVSQTGKQRHIPYRDSKLTFLLQESLGGNAKLTLLCAISPAQSCKSETFSTLRFAQCAKAIKNKAVVNEVMHDDVNQLREVIRELKDELHRVKTNGNNPSDGRGGHSAALIRRSLNLLQPRLQYPLSLPHIDEDSDEEMEIDEEGVEDHARVLCNSSKDSADNPASLGVVNCDTGPVFKSPNLSVSPTISSSRKSLKTLSKLSPSQNNLHSENDIGIKNDFGTKTVNQKSMPNALSSLMAPNFRTKTENLTASIRHGLETIDNHLCAEAIRRSPLRLSSRPKDPKQIFPVDKVNVGVQAFVDVKAGEEDSIMMTCNNCKSRMQLDVSKVDDNSNMQLVAVDCPESADKQKKQVLKAAEKVLAGSIRREMALEELCAKQASEITQLNCLLEQYKHERECNAITGQAREGKIQRLQSHMDGVLPTDKFMNEDLVSLAHESEENYEHHHPEVLKMQIELKRVQDKLQEYQNFYEFGEREVLVEEICNLRNQLHFYLDYPSAAARKEYPPLQLPRSSEPSLETNLNAIPDSTEASTEANANPESTEDSAEVKLEQERSRWIEAENRWISLTEELRAEGEANRSLAEKRKRELDAERKCSKELKDAMQIAIEGHARVLEQYADLEEKHVQLLERHRKIHDGIDDIKKANSRAEVRSAESKLINTLAAEISALKAEKEKERRILIDENKGLQDQLKDTSEAVKAAGELLVRLKEAEEGVITAQNRAMDAEQEAAKAFKQIDKLKKKHEIEISTLNELIAKSRMPMKAIQPTCNDDAIPIDEDTLEPPNSVNRFEPVCIEEECEVAKSKEQSWFSGYDKCNI, encoded by the exons ATGAAGAAATTCTCGCTCAGAAACGCAATCTCGCGGAACAATCCTTCATCCGCCAAACCCAAATCAACGCAAAAGCACAAACTCACACCATCCAAGGACAAAGAAAACAATCCTCCTTCCAAACCCCCTAACTCTCTCAAACGCAAGCTCCCTCCCCTTCCCGAAGACACACTCTCCACCTCTTCCGATTCCGGCGTCAAG GTTATTGTGAGGTTGAAACCACTGAGCAATGTCAAGGATGAAGGAGATTCCGTGATTCAGAAGATTTCCAACAGTTCTTTGTCAATCAACTCTCATAGTTTCGCATTTGACTCTATCCTTCACGCCGATGCTAATCAG CTAGATGTTTTTGAGCTTGTTGGTGTGCCACTAGTAGAGAATTGTTTAGCAGGGTTTAATAGTTCAGTTTTCGCTTATGGCCAg ACCGGGAGCGGTAAGACTTACACTATGTGGGGTCCTCCCAATGCTTTGGCTGTTGAAAACTCAACCATTGATCAGCAAGGAGGTCTTGCCCCGCGTGTTTTCGAGAGACTCTTTGCCCGCTTAAATGAA GAGCAAACTAAGCATACTGATAACCAACTCATGTACCAGTGCCACTGTTCTTTTCTTGAG ATATATAATGAGCATATAACCGATCTGTTAGATCCAAATAAAAGAAACCTACAG ATTAGAGAAGATGTCAAATCTGGTATCTATGTTGAAAATCTTACAGAGGAGCATGTATGTACAGTGAAAGATGTCAATCAGCTTTTGATAAAG GGATTGCTAAACAGAACAGTAGGTGCGACCAGTGTAAATTCTGAGAGCTCCCGTTCACATACAGTTTTTACTTGTGTTGTTGAGTCTCGATGCAAG AGTATTGCAGATCGTTTAAGCAGATTTAAAACAAGTAAAATCAATCTCGTTGATTTAGCTGGGTCAGAACGACAGAAATTAACAGGTGCAGCAGGATACCGTCTGAAGGAAGCTGGCAACATTAATAGATCACTTTCACAGCTTGG GAATCTGATTAACATTCTTGCTGAAGTTTCTCAGACAGGAAAGCAGCGGCATATACCTTATAGAGACTCCAAATTGACTTTTTTATTGCAGGAGTCTCTCGGTGGAAATGCAAAATTAACATTACTTTGCGCTATTTCCCCTGCACAAAG TTGTAAGAGTGAAACTTTTAGTACGTTGAGATTTGCACAATGTGCCAAAGCTATCAAGAACAAAGCTGTTGTAAATGAAGTAATGCACGATGATGTGAACCAATTGCGAGAAGTAATACGCGAACTCAAG GATGAGCTGCATCGAGTTAAAACAAATGGTAACAATCCTAGTGATGGCAGAGGAGGCCATTCAGCAGCTTTGATCCGAAGAAGTTTGAATTTATTGCAGCCTAGACTCCAATACCCGTTATCACTACCTCACATTGATGAAGATAGTGACGAGGAGATGGAGATTGACGAGGAAGGTGTTGAGGATCATGCTAGAGTTCTTTGCAATTCGAGTAAAGATTCTGCTGATAATCCTGCTAGCCTCGGTGTAGTTAATTGTGATACTGGCCCCGTCTTCAAATCCCCAAATCTCAGTGTTTCCCCAACAATCAGCAGCAGCAGAAAAAGTTTGAAGACCTTATCAAAGCTCTCTCCATCTCAGAATAATCTTCATAGCGAAAATGACATAGGCATAAAGAATGACTTTGGCACAAAGACTGTTAATCAGAAAAGCATGCCTAATGCCTTGTCTAGTCTGATGGCTCCAAATTTCCGTACTAAAACTGAAAATTTAACAGCTAGCATCCGACATGGTCTTGAAACTATTGATAATCACCTTTGCGCAGAAGCTATTCGGCGATCACCGTTGAGGCTCTCATCGAGACCTAAAGATCCTAAGCAAATTTTTCCAGTGGACAAAGTTAATGTGGGAGTACAGGCTTTCGTCGATGTTAAGGCTGGAGAAGAAGATTCTATTATGATGACCTGTAATAACTGTAAAAGTAGAATGCAGCTTGATGTCAGTAAGGTTGACGATAACTCAAACATGCAGTTAGTAGCTGTTGATTGCCCTGAGTCTGCTGATAAACAAAAGAAGCAAGTTCTCAAA GCTGCAGAGAAGGTTTTGGCAGGATCCATAAGGAGGGAAATGGCACTGGAAGAGTTATGTGCAAAGCAGGCTTCTGAGATAACGCAGCTCAATTGCTTA TTGGAACAGTACAAGCACGAGAGAGAATGCAATGCAATAACAGGACAGGCAAGGGAAGGTAAAATTCAGCGCCTTCAGAGCCATATGGATGGTGTTTTACCCACCGACAAATTCATGAACGAAGATCTAGTGTCCCTCGCACATGAATCCGAG GAGAACTATGAGCATCATCATCCAGAAGTTCTGAAGATGCAGATAGAGTTAAAAAGAGTACAAGATAAGCTACAGGAATATCAGAATTTCTATGAATTTGGAGAGAGGGAAGTGCTGGTGGAAGAGATATGTAATTTAAGAAATcaacttcatttttatttagaCTATCCATCCGCAGCTGCAAGAAAAGAATATCCACCTTTGCAATTGCCTCGCTCATCTGAACCTAGTTTGGAAACAAACCTCAATGCCATTCCTGATTCAACAGAAGCTAGCACTGAGGCAAATGCAAATCCAGAATCAACTGAAGACAGTGCCGAAGTAAAACTTGAACAGGAAAGAAGTCGGTGGATTGAGGCCGAAAACAGGTGGATTTCTCTGACTGAAGAACTCAGAGCTGAAGGTGAAGCTAACAGGTCGTTAGCTGAAAAGAGGAAGCGTGAATTAGATGCTGAGAGGAAGTGCTCCAAGGAACTGAAGGATGCAATGCAAATAGCTATAGAAGGTCATGCACGGGTTTTAGAACAGTATGCAGATTTGGAAGAGAAACATGTCCAGTTGCTCGAAAGGCATAGAAAGATTCATGATGGAATTGATGATATAAAAAAAGCAAATTCCAGAGCAGAAGTAAGAAGTGCGGAGTCTAAACTCATAAATACCCTTGCAGCAGAAATTTCAGCATTAAaagcagaaaaagaaaaagagaggagaATCCTAATAGATGAAAATAAAGGACTTCAGGATCAACTAAAGGATACTTCTGAAGCAGTGAAAGCTGCCGGTGAGCTTCTTGTGCGGCTTAAAGAAGCAGAAGAAGGTGTCATTACCGCACAG AACCGTGCAATGGATGCCGAACAGGAAGCTGCAAAGGCCTTCAAACAAATTGATAAATTGAAGAAGAAACACGAGATTGAGATTAGCACACTTAATGAGCTCATTGCCAAATCACGAATGCCTATGAAAGCAATACAACCTACTTGTAATGATGATGCCATCCCTATTGATGAGGACACCCTGGAACCACCCAATAGTGTTAATAGGTTTGAACCAGTTTGTATTGAAGAGGAATGCGAGGTTGCTAAATCAAAAGAACAATCATGGTTCTCTGGTTATGACAAATGCAACATATAG